Below is a genomic region from Triticum dicoccoides isolate Atlit2015 ecotype Zavitan chromosome 5A, WEW_v2.0, whole genome shotgun sequence.
GCAACACCTGAAGGGCATATATAATAATTAATTATAGTACTTAAACTAACAGGGGCCGTCCTTGTCCTTGTCTTCCCAGCTGGCTAAAGCCAGGCGGCAAACGGGCAAGCAGAGCAGGTCAAGCAAGTAACTCCAGGAAGGCAGAAACCACCAGCATAGTGATACCAGCTACGCTATGTACACGACAAAAGCAGCATTGCATTGCCAATCTTACTAGAAAGAGCCATCATTTCTTCCTTCTCTTTGAGGACCTGGCCGGCTGTGAAGCATCTGCAGACGCTGCCTCCTCGGCTTTGGCCATCCTCGAACTTctcctgggcaccgcggtcgacgggcCTGCTTCTTCAGCTTCCTCCGCCAGTTCAGCCTTGACTCTGCGTTTCCTCCTCGAAGGAGGGTCAGCCGATGGGCCCTCCTGACCTTCCCCGCCGGGCTCGTTCGCTTCCTCGTCACCCTCGTCCTCGCCTTCCTGCTGGGGCCATTCAGTGGCACACTGGGGACAAGCTCTCGAGGCCTAAATGTGCAGGTAAGTTAGCAAACAATGATGGCAACGTCAACATGAGTAACAATGGAACTGGTATTACGGGAATTACCTTCCGCTGTGGAAATTTCTTCTTCAGACAGTAGATATGGATTCTCACATTGCATCCTTCCTTGGAACAAGTTGATGCCTGTTGTGGATACAAATATAATAAtgctggtatcagagcacacaaagTTTATAGAGATTCTACAAAAACGCTTGTACAATATATGGTACAGAGTAAGTGGCAAGAACAAGGGAAATGCAATATCATAGTAATCACACATCAGTACCTTTATACCAGCTTCATTGCAAACCTCGCATGATGGGATATCATTGCTGCGAAACCAGCTCCGGAGATCAAGAAATGATCTGATACCAAGACCAATCTTGCCCTCTGAGGTGTACGCCAGCCAACGATCTTGTATCAGTTCAGTAAGAGTCTTTTCCTTTTGAGAGAACAAGAAGTTTGTGATAGAAGAAGGAAGACGAGATTGAGTGTCTTGTGTACCATCCGCAATCACGACCTGAGAGTAGAACACTCAATAGTTTATGATACCCGTATTGCAAACAAGATTCAACTCTAGCAATCAGCAGATACAAAGCAGGCCACAGAAGATACACATCATGACTCGTCCATCCTAATTGTATGTAAATCACAATTGAATGAAGCTACAATATAAGCACACGTCCATTAGTATAGCTAGACAACAATTTGTTGTGAGTACAGTACATATGGATGGGGTAGATGATGCTTTAATCATGATCACACATTCAGGATATCTTCGCCAGTTATGTCCTAAACAGCTAAGGTTTTGTGCTTCTTGCATGATCACACATGATAGTATGTGAATGCACCAGTAAGGTGTTGTTTAAACATAAAAGAGAGTCATGTGCCCATGACAGACTGGTACAACAAACCTGGTTGTCAATCCGGACGTTGAGAGCTTCAATACTAGTTATGCTCCCATCATTTCCAGCTTCATGAACTATTGCTTCTAACTGCCACAAGAACCATTGTGAATACAGTTATGCAAACATACAAATAAGTCATTCAGCATACATCATGCTGAGTTGAGCTAGTTCAAGCAAGCAACTGCATACCAGTCCCTTGTAGAATGCAATCTGTGGTACAGAATACTTGGAGCCAAGCTTCGATTCTTCATCAGAAATGTTGTTGACCACTCCATAATAAACTGTTCCATCATACTGGTTTATACATGCTCGCAGATCAAATTGTAGATACCCTAGCTCATTGTTGATCTTCATAAGTGTATCAGTGAATAGTTGCTGGTGAGTGGCTGCAGGTCATGACAATAGACATATTCAGCTGGAGATGGAGTTTGGTGATCTAATTACAGTCTGTAGGCAATAATATGGTCGCTGAAATACACTTCTATATATAATGTGTTCCTAGAAACACGATTCTACCAGCCAACCAGGTCTCAACTGAACTAACAATGATATTAAACACACACAAAACGAACCAAGATCGTTCTGTTTTTGAGACAATCAGAAGATGCAACCTTCAACCATTGTGAATGGCAGTTGATCCTCCATTGAACAATTATTAAAGCTACACCAAACATAAACTCGTTTACTGGAAAGGAAAGGTTTTGGACCCTACAGGGGCTACATCTGTAACTACAACTACATcagttgaagtcaaacggacgcttGAGTAAAAGTTGCCATGGGTGCATTACATCGAACACATGGGTGACTAGAAGATCCTGGTGGCGCATTACATCGAACACCTAGGCGGCTACGAGTAACGATAATAGGGGTGGAACTAATCGAAGGGGGGGAGAAGAGGAGCGAGCAGGGCGGAGCGGGCAGGCGGATACCGGGGTTCTTGCCGCCGGAGATGGCGGTGAAGAGGGCGTGGAAGTCTCGCTCCGAGAGCGGTCCACGGGAGAGCAGCGCCTGCAGCAGCGTATGGTGCCGCCATGAGAGCGGCGCCATCGGATCGTGCAGCTCCTCTAGGCTCTAGCGCGTGCCTTGGTGTGGGGATCTATGGGGGCGGGCCGGCGGGGCGAGGAGAAACCCTAGCTTGACACGCAGAATGGGTGGGATTACGCGGCTGAGGTGGGGAACGGAACGGATTGGGAGGTTTCGCGCTCGCGGGAAGGCGCCCGAGATCGCGGGAAATGTTTCGCGGTGGCGGTGGCCCAAATCACCAACTCCATGACCCCTAAACAGACCTCCGTTCTATCTAaattttatccatctatatcactcAAGTCCATGGTTTTTTTTTTCTAGACATGTTCGTCAAGTCTACGATCATAATTGCTAGACGTCACTTTTTTGCTTTGGtatcggcattggtggcctcgatcgcAAGCTTTCACGTTTATGCGGCCTTCTCTATATTGAGTTTCCTTCTCTTGACGACCTCCTTCATGTCAAGCTTCCTCCTTTGAAGCTCCAAATATATCTTCATTTGCTCCAACTTTCCTTAGCGCTTCCTCTCGTTCCTCACTTTTTTTTAAGTCATCATGCCACGCAAACTTTCTTGCAAGGCGATAGATGCCGCATCACGCTTCTCGTCAATCTTCGAGTTGGTCTTGCCCATCAGCCTCTTCACCTCATCTCCatccccagccacggccaccgaccCTCCTTTCTTTATTAGAGCGGTATATTGATCTTTGACTTCGAACAATCTTTCATGAGCATCTAACAAATGGGTTAGGGTGAATGTTTTGTTCCTATGCCTACACAATCAAAGACAAGGCCACAAATGTAATAGTGAAGGACACAAGATGCAACAAATATGAACATGGCATAGCAATGAAAGAGGAAGAGGTCATACCAAGTCGTCCACACCTAGGCCACTCATAGGAGGGCATCAACGCTCTCAAGCACGGCCCAAAACTTGTTGCATTCTTGTTGAGTGAATCCCATCTTTTTTTGATTGACTTGATGCACGGGTGCTCGCAAATTTGTAGGACGCAAACTTTATCTGTTCATGAAAGGTTGCAAGAACTCTCGTCCAAAAGACGAATCCTTTTTGCTCAACACCGGTCTTGGGATCTTGGGTTGTTTCCTTCCAACTATCGCAAATCAACATGTCCTCTTCTTTGGTGTATGATCCGGTGCGAATGTTTTGCCTTATCCTTTATGCATCGGTTCTTTGGATGAGCTCGTCGATAAACATTGGGACCCCCTTCAATGTCgacaccctcttcttcctcctcttcgcaaTAGATGTCTTCATCTTCATGCCATGAGTCAGCATGATCGTCTGCCTCTTCTTCGTGGACACCATAGTGGTCGGCACCATCTTGGTCGCGACCGTCTTGGCTTTGGGCCTCGTCGATATTGTAGACTTGGCCCTCGGGCTGAAATGTCTGGCCACGACCCTCGTAGATGACGTTCTCCATGAACGCGTTGTAGTCGGGGTCgtcggccggcggcggcggtgggattGGCATTTCGTTGAACAGGTTACGGGCGCCGGGAAGATCGGCCGCAGGAATCGACCATGGCTGCTTTCTTTGCATCCTGGAGGACAACTGGCCAGCGTGGTTGTACCCAGACGTGACATTGAGGTTGATGACAGCTGTGGAGCTGGGGGTGGCTGATATGTCaattttgcatcatattttcctgttgttatttataatgttttgggtcaatatttcactttatgatgcaattataatgtcttttctctcttgtTATGCAAGATTTATATGAAGAGGGAAATTATGACAGCTGGATTTTTAGCCTTGAAAGAGATACAACAGAGATAGCTATTTTCCGGagctccaattgacctgaaaaattACGAAGGtctattttggaattaataaacaatattggagaaagaatcacCAAGAGCGGCCCCTCCAATGCGCCACAAACTCAGGTGGCGCCCCCTAGGGCATGCCATGTGAGCTTGTGGGCCCACCACCAAGCCTCTGTGGCCCTCCTTCTCCTATGTGAaaccattttccctagaaaaaagagAAGACTTTCGgaatgaagcaccgccgtctcgaggtggaacctgggcatgagcacttttgctctccggcaaAGCTATTCCgttggggatacttccctccaggagggggaaattgaagtctttgtcatcaccaatgatcctctcatcatgggaggactcatctccatcaacatcttcaccggcactatatcatctcaaaccctagttaatctcttgtATTTGTTTTTTGTCTCCAAACCTCgtattggtacgtgtgggttgctactACTGCTGATTacctcttgtagttgatgctagttggtttacttggtggaagatcatatgttcagattcttcATCATACATTATACTCCTctaatcttgaacatgaacatgacTTTTGAGTAGTTCCATTCGTTACGGGGGACATGGGGcaatcttgttataagtaatcatgtgaacttagtattcgttcaatattttgatgatatgtatgttgttctttCTCTAGTGGTGTCGCGTGAACGTTGACtgtatgacacttcaccattgtttgggcctataggaaggcattgcagagtagtaagtagatgataggttgcgaGAGTAAGAGAAGCTTTAAACATAGTTTATGTGttgttccgtaaggggctgatttggatccatatgttttatgcCATGGGATTTTAACAGGCCGAGTAAACCGCGGGCCTTAGTTGGGCCAGAAAATACCATGTCTTTTAACGGGTTGAAAAGTATATTAGGCCAGAATTCTGCTGAACAATTCACATCCGGCAGTAGGTCGAAATATAACTTGGCCCATGATTGGCACAATTATATGACAGGCCGTTAACATGCCAAAATTTGGTTGGCCCAGTCACATTATGGGTTGTAAGCAGGCCAAATGCAAAGCGGTCCATAATTAGGCCCAATTATATcacaggcctttaataggccgatagtcggtttggctgaaatttatccacgaagaaCATGGGTCGTTAAGAGGACAAAATTTACTTTGGACCAGAAATGGGCTCAAATGCAGCAGGGTCATAAAACGGCCGAAAGTGAAATCAGGCCGAAAACGGGTCGATTGTGCCAAGGGACACTAATGAGCCGAAACAAACATCAGCCGAACTCGATCAAATTGTTCAATGGGCTTTTACCATGTCAAAATACAAACCAGGCCTTCAATGAGCCCAAAAACATAGTGGACTATTAACAGGGTGGATCTTAGATGGGCCGTAATTTGGTCCAAAACATGGCAGACTGTTAACGACCTGGCCCACTAGTATTTGAGAAAATCTTGTGGGGCTTTGGCTCGACCGGTCCTTTTAACCTAAATGAGCCACTGTTGGGCCGTTCCACATGTCGACGTTTCCTTGGCGCGTCCCGTCCATTGGATGGATGACATCTGTTGCAACGCCGAGCTGGCATGTGGCTCCGCTGGCAAATGGGAATTTGACACATGGAAAATTGACATTGGTCCA
It encodes:
- the LOC119300890 gene encoding non-structural maintenance of chromosomes element 1 homolog is translated as MAPLSWRHHTLLQALLSRGPLSERDFHALFTAISGGKNPATHQQLFTDTLMKINNELGYLQFDLRACINQYDGTVYYGVVNNISDEESKLGSKYSVPQIAFYKGLLEAIVHEAGNDGSITSIEALNVRIDNQVVIADGTQDTQSRLPSSITNFLFSQKEKTLTELIQDRWLAYTSEGKIGLGIRSFLDLRSWFRSNDIPSCEVCNEAGIKASTCSKEGCNVRIHIYCLKKKFPQRKASRACPQCATEWPQQEGEDEGDEEANEPGGEGQEGPSADPPSRRKRRVKAELAEEAEEAGPSTAVPRRSSRMAKAEEAASADASQPARSSKRRKK